In the genome of Desulfofalx alkaliphila DSM 12257, one region contains:
- a CDS encoding CoB--CoM heterodisulfide reductase iron-sulfur subunit A family protein, with protein sequence MSTKKIGSVLVLGAGIAGIQASLDLAESGYYVHLVESSPAIGGTMPALDKTFPTNDCSMCILSPKLVDCGRHLNINVMTTSELVKLEGEPGNYKATIRTRARYVDPEKCTGCGSCAEKCPVKVDDSFNQGLDKRKAIYKLYAQAYPNAYAIDGDRCLKLKKPKACGKCLEACQADAIDHTMEDTETVIEVGAVILMPGFDAFDAKKLDYYGYGKVPNVITSLEFERILSASGPFGGHLVRPSDHKEPQKIAWIQCVGSRNCKEDHGYCSSVCCMYAIKEAVIAKEHSKAELDTAIFYMDMRTYGKEFEKYYNRAVEENGVRFLRNRIYEVTAGEDGAVNIRYALEDGKIQVEQFDLVVLSVGLEPKKEAVELAEKLGIELNQYKFCQPQGLTGIATNKEGIYVAGAFSGPRDIPETVMQASAAAGEVQALLAEAKGTLTKEKEYPAEQDVTGEVVRTGVFVCHCGINIGGVVDVPSVVEYAKTLPGVVFATDKIYACSQDSAGQIKEAIEEHKLNRVVVASCSPRTHEPMFQETLKEAGLNPHLFELANIRDQCSWVHMNEPEKATEKSKDLIKMAVNRVRLAQPIHPVTLDMNHDVLVIGGGVSGMNNALNLASQGYQVYLIEKEAELGGIARRMTYGMNGEDIPAYLNQLIDQVKSNDKIKVYTGVEIADVNGFMGNFTTKLTNGEELKHGVAIIATGAQEYKPEEYLYGENHRVQTLLEMENEIAKGNFDKVNNVVMIQCVGSRDSERPYCSRICCTKSIKLALKIKERRPEANVYILYRDIRTYGFFEDLYTEARQKGVIFIRYSEDNKPVVELTPSSLKVTVTDHVLGEPIEIQTDAVGLASAIVPPLETNKKLSQFFKVPLNQEGFFLEAHLKLRPVDFGTDGVFMCGLAHGPKNMEENISQAKAAAGRAATVLAKRDIIVEGKSAVVDKKKCAACGACEAICPAKAVQVDLEEKVAVVNEALCKGCGACSSSCRCGAINIKGCTDEQIMAMVSAL encoded by the coding sequence ATGAGTACAAAAAAGATAGGAAGTGTACTGGTATTAGGTGCAGGAATTGCAGGTATACAGGCATCACTGGACCTGGCCGAGTCAGGCTACTACGTGCACCTGGTGGAGAGCAGTCCTGCCATAGGCGGCACCATGCCCGCCCTTGACAAAACCTTTCCCACCAACGACTGTTCAATGTGTATACTGTCCCCAAAACTGGTGGACTGCGGCCGTCACTTGAACATTAACGTAATGACCACCAGCGAGCTGGTAAAGCTGGAAGGGGAGCCGGGCAACTACAAGGCCACCATAAGAACCCGTGCCCGCTACGTGGACCCGGAAAAATGTACCGGCTGTGGCTCCTGTGCAGAGAAATGTCCGGTAAAAGTAGACGACAGCTTTAACCAAGGCCTGGACAAAAGAAAAGCCATATACAAACTCTATGCCCAGGCATACCCCAATGCCTACGCCATTGACGGAGACAGGTGCTTAAAACTGAAAAAGCCCAAGGCCTGCGGTAAATGCTTAGAAGCATGTCAAGCGGACGCCATCGACCACACCATGGAAGATACCGAGACAGTAATAGAAGTAGGGGCAGTAATTTTAATGCCCGGTTTTGACGCCTTTGACGCCAAAAAGCTGGACTACTACGGCTACGGCAAAGTACCCAACGTAATAACCAGCTTAGAATTTGAGCGTATACTATCAGCATCCGGACCCTTTGGCGGCCACCTGGTACGCCCGTCAGATCACAAGGAGCCCCAAAAGATAGCCTGGATTCAATGCGTAGGTTCCCGTAACTGCAAAGAGGACCACGGCTACTGCTCATCTGTATGCTGCATGTATGCCATCAAAGAGGCGGTAATTGCCAAAGAGCACAGCAAAGCCGAACTGGACACCGCCATTTTCTACATGGACATGAGAACCTACGGCAAAGAATTTGAAAAATACTACAACCGCGCCGTAGAAGAAAACGGCGTAAGATTTTTAAGAAACCGCATATACGAAGTGACAGCCGGCGAAGACGGCGCAGTAAACATTCGCTATGCGCTGGAAGACGGAAAGATACAGGTGGAACAATTTGACCTGGTAGTACTGTCCGTTGGCTTAGAGCCTAAGAAAGAAGCGGTGGAACTGGCAGAAAAGCTGGGCATAGAACTAAACCAATACAAATTCTGCCAACCCCAAGGTCTGACCGGCATAGCCACCAACAAAGAAGGCATATACGTGGCGGGAGCATTTTCCGGTCCCCGGGATATACCCGAGACAGTAATGCAAGCCAGTGCAGCGGCCGGTGAAGTGCAAGCCCTCTTGGCCGAAGCCAAAGGCACCCTGACCAAAGAAAAAGAATACCCGGCAGAACAAGATGTAACCGGAGAAGTTGTGCGCACAGGCGTATTTGTTTGCCACTGCGGCATAAACATCGGCGGCGTGGTGGACGTACCCAGCGTAGTTGAATACGCCAAGACCCTTCCGGGCGTAGTATTTGCCACCGACAAAATCTATGCCTGCTCCCAAGACTCTGCCGGACAAATAAAAGAGGCAATAGAAGAACACAAGCTAAACCGTGTGGTGGTAGCCTCCTGCAGTCCTCGGACACACGAGCCCATGTTCCAAGAGACCCTGAAAGAAGCAGGCCTAAACCCCCACCTGTTTGAACTGGCCAACATCAGAGACCAATGTTCATGGGTACACATGAACGAGCCTGAAAAGGCCACCGAAAAATCCAAAGACCTGATAAAAATGGCAGTAAACAGAGTGCGCCTGGCACAGCCGATACATCCGGTAACCCTGGACATGAACCACGACGTTTTAGTAATCGGCGGCGGCGTATCCGGAATGAACAACGCCCTAAACCTGGCTAGCCAAGGCTACCAAGTATACCTGATAGAAAAAGAAGCAGAACTGGGCGGAATAGCCCGCCGCATGACCTACGGCATGAACGGCGAAGACATACCGGCCTACCTAAACCAACTGATTGACCAAGTAAAAAGCAACGACAAAATCAAAGTATACACCGGTGTAGAAATAGCCGACGTAAACGGCTTTATGGGCAACTTCACCACCAAACTGACCAACGGCGAAGAACTAAAACACGGTGTGGCCATAATAGCCACCGGAGCCCAAGAATACAAACCGGAAGAATACCTGTACGGAGAGAACCACCGGGTACAAACCCTGCTGGAAATGGAAAACGAAATAGCCAAGGGCAACTTTGACAAAGTCAACAACGTAGTAATGATCCAGTGCGTGGGCTCCCGTGACAGCGAACGCCCATACTGCAGCCGTATCTGCTGCACCAAATCAATCAAACTGGCCTTAAAAATCAAAGAACGCCGTCCCGAAGCCAACGTATACATTCTCTACCGGGACATCAGAACCTACGGCTTCTTTGAAGACCTGTACACCGAAGCACGGCAAAAGGGCGTAATCTTCATCAGATACAGCGAAGACAACAAGCCGGTGGTAGAACTGACCCCCAGCAGCCTAAAAGTAACAGTGACCGACCACGTGCTGGGAGAGCCGATAGAAATTCAAACAGACGCAGTGGGTCTGGCCTCGGCCATCGTACCCCCGCTGGAAACAAACAAAAAACTGTCCCAGTTCTTTAAAGTACCGTTAAACCAAGAAGGCTTCTTCCTAGAAGCACACCTAAAACTACGTCCTGTGGACTTTGGAACCGACGGAGTATTCATGTGCGGTTTAGCCCACGGTCCAAAGAACATGGAAGAAAACATTTCCCAGGCCAAGGCAGCGGCAGGGCGTGCGGCCACCGTACTGGCTAAGCGCGACATCATAGTAGAAGGCAAGAGCGCAGTGGTAGACAAGAAGAAGTGCGCAGCCTGCGGAGCCTGTGAAGCAATCTGCCCGGCCAAGGCAGTACAAGTGGATTTAGAAGAAAAAGTGGCAGTGGTCAACGAAGCTCTGTGCAAGGGATGCGGTGCATGCTCCTCCTCTTGCCGGTGTGGTGCCATCAATATCAAAGGCTGCACTGACGAGCAAATAATGGCCATGGTGAGCGCCCTTTAA
- a CDS encoding hydrogenase iron-sulfur subunit translates to MSYEPKVVAFLCNWCSYAGADLAGVGRLQYPPNVRVVRVPCSGRINPLFIFSALRNGADGILTSGCHPGDCHYVSGNYVARRKFALLKSMLNYMGVEEDRVNFTWVSAAEGGRFADVVSKVSERVKEIGPPKGVFKKAD, encoded by the coding sequence ATGTCATACGAACCCAAAGTGGTAGCCTTTTTATGTAACTGGTGTAGCTATGCCGGTGCGGACCTGGCGGGAGTAGGCAGACTTCAATATCCCCCCAACGTACGCGTTGTACGGGTTCCGTGCTCGGGTAGAATCAACCCCTTATTTATCTTTTCGGCCTTAAGAAACGGAGCAGACGGTATACTAACCTCCGGTTGCCACCCCGGAGACTGCCACTATGTCAGTGGTAACTACGTGGCCCGTCGCAAATTTGCCCTTTTAAAGAGCATGCTGAACTACATGGGAGTTGAAGAAGACCGGGTAAACTTTACCTGGGTATCTGCAGCTGAAGGCGGCAGATTTGCCGATGTGGTATCCAAAGTAAGCGAGCGAGTAAAAGAGATTGGACCCCCCAAAGGGGTATTTAAAAAAGCGGATTGA
- a CDS encoding 4Fe-4S dicluster domain-containing protein: MQNLSKVIQDTAKKLLEEKKVDLVVGFAQGSLPLRSTPYFARTVDQAANLIWDEYCENNLTNYLRKREEKVAVVAKGCDTRSIVALMKENQIDREKLYIIGVPCQGMIDRKKASKLVGGEILEAEINGEEITLKGNGFEQKAPKAELYYDTCIRCAYGNPVIYDELVGEEVAAKELSFAEVEEFEAKSAEERASFLAQEMEKCIRCYACRNACPTCYCPECFVDTSSPQWISKRAYSAKDNLIFQGVRVFHQLGRCADCGACERACPMGIKLSLLTRKGVKDVKETFGYEAGLNPDDKPVLNDFTPDDPQPFLMKE; encoded by the coding sequence ATGCAAAATCTAAGTAAAGTAATACAAGACACCGCCAAAAAACTCTTAGAAGAAAAGAAAGTAGACCTGGTGGTGGGGTTTGCCCAGGGAAGCCTACCGCTCCGCAGCACACCTTACTTTGCCCGGACGGTAGACCAAGCGGCGAACCTGATTTGGGACGAATACTGCGAAAACAACCTTACCAACTACCTAAGGAAACGGGAAGAGAAAGTAGCAGTGGTGGCCAAAGGCTGTGATACCAGATCAATAGTGGCCCTGATGAAAGAAAACCAAATCGACCGTGAAAAGCTGTACATCATAGGAGTGCCCTGCCAGGGAATGATAGACCGCAAAAAGGCATCAAAACTGGTGGGCGGAGAAATACTGGAAGCCGAAATAAACGGCGAAGAAATAACACTGAAAGGCAATGGCTTTGAACAAAAGGCACCCAAGGCAGAACTATACTACGACACCTGTATCCGTTGCGCCTACGGCAATCCGGTAATATATGACGAACTGGTTGGCGAAGAAGTGGCTGCCAAAGAACTAAGCTTTGCCGAAGTGGAAGAATTTGAAGCAAAGAGCGCAGAAGAGCGGGCAAGCTTCTTAGCCCAAGAGATGGAGAAGTGCATACGTTGCTATGCTTGCCGCAACGCATGCCCGACCTGCTACTGCCCAGAATGCTTTGTGGACACATCCAGCCCGCAGTGGATCAGCAAGCGGGCATACAGCGCCAAAGACAACCTAATATTCCAGGGCGTGAGAGTATTCCACCAGCTGGGGCGCTGCGCCGACTGCGGAGCCTGTGAGCGGGCCTGCCCAATGGGCATAAAGCTTTCGCTTTTAACCCGCAAAGGAGTAAAAGACGTAAAAGAAACCTTTGGATACGAAGCGGGCCTAAATCCGGACGACAAGCCGGTACTAAACGACTTCACCCCGGACGACCCGCAACCGTTCTTGATGAAGGAATGA
- a CDS encoding 4Fe-4S dicluster domain-containing protein, with product MIIKKSEIAGLLDQLAKEYRVYAPVDENGNIAFKAIKEGAEAKLGENSKKPPKEILFPQSEELFNYSVNQEGLRMDSKVDDTKSVAIGLRPCDAKSIMLLDNVFSNDQYQDVYYLARRDNTVIVSLGCNRPSGTCFCTSVNSGPFDTDGSDVLLTDIGEAYLVEAITEQGKELVGKLNLPEADAEAKALAEKAKASATVASEVDLAGLKEKLDGMFTHEYWDKLHEKCIGCAACTYLCPTCHCFDIEDDAKDCEGCRVRNWDACMFPLFTLHGSGHNPRTSGKERFRQRVMHKFNYFVDRYNATACVGCGRCIKNCPVNMDIRQVLAEIKAQDTGSEVG from the coding sequence ATGATCATTAAGAAAAGCGAAATTGCCGGACTACTGGACCAGCTAGCTAAAGAATACCGGGTATATGCTCCGGTGGACGAAAACGGCAACATCGCCTTTAAAGCAATAAAAGAAGGTGCTGAAGCCAAGCTGGGCGAGAACTCCAAAAAGCCCCCCAAAGAGATCCTTTTCCCTCAGTCCGAAGAACTGTTTAACTACAGCGTTAACCAAGAGGGACTAAGGATGGACAGCAAGGTGGACGACACCAAGAGCGTAGCCATTGGCCTGCGCCCTTGCGACGCCAAGTCCATAATGCTGCTTGACAACGTATTTTCAAACGATCAGTACCAAGACGTGTACTACCTGGCGCGCCGCGACAACACCGTAATAGTGAGCCTGGGCTGCAACCGGCCCTCCGGCACCTGTTTTTGCACCTCGGTAAACAGCGGCCCCTTTGACACCGACGGCTCAGACGTACTGCTTACCGACATAGGCGAAGCCTACCTGGTAGAAGCCATAACCGAACAAGGCAAAGAACTGGTGGGCAAACTAAACCTGCCGGAAGCAGACGCAGAAGCCAAGGCCCTGGCGGAAAAGGCCAAGGCATCGGCCACAGTAGCCAGTGAAGTGGACCTTGCCGGTTTAAAAGAAAAACTGGACGGCATGTTTACCCACGAATACTGGGATAAATTACACGAAAAATGCATAGGCTGTGCAGCTTGCACCTACCTTTGCCCCACCTGCCACTGCTTTGACATTGAAGACGATGCCAAAGACTGTGAAGGTTGCCGGGTAAGAAACTGGGACGCCTGCATGTTCCCACTGTTTACACTGCACGGTTCAGGACATAACCCCCGCACCAGCGGGAAAGAACGTTTTAGACAACGCGTAATGCACAAATTTAACTACTTCGTAGACAGATACAATGCCACCGCCTGTGTGGGTTGTGGAAGGTGCATCAAAAACTGCCCTGTGAACATGGACATCCGGCAAGTACTGGCGGAAATCAAGGCACAGGACACCGGAAGCGAGGTTGGTTAA
- a CDS encoding FAD/NAD(P)-binding protein, translated as MDRNNPYLPIPMRLVKNFTETEDKLIHTFTLEFVNKEDEENFKYMPGQFAELMVYGKGEAPFGIASSPTEPGILKFSVAKVGVVSTALHLLEEGSIVGVRGPLGNWYPVEDLKGKNIVIIGGGFAFTTLRSTIEYLLDPARRGDYGDLTVIYGARNPGLLLYKDELKKWSERDDINLVTTIDRPVEGWTGRTGFIPAVVKEEAPSAENTVCIICGPPVMIKFTQPVLEELGFTPEQIIMSLEMRMKCGLGMCGRCNIGSKYVCKDGPVFTLAQLKKLPNEY; from the coding sequence ATGGATAGAAACAACCCTTATTTGCCAATACCGATGAGACTGGTAAAGAACTTTACCGAGACCGAAGACAAACTGATCCACACCTTTACCTTGGAGTTTGTAAACAAAGAAGACGAAGAGAACTTCAAGTACATGCCGGGCCAGTTTGCCGAGCTAATGGTATACGGTAAAGGAGAAGCGCCCTTCGGTATCGCCTCTTCACCCACCGAGCCCGGGATACTGAAATTTTCAGTGGCCAAGGTAGGTGTGGTATCCACAGCGCTGCATCTGCTGGAAGAAGGCAGCATAGTGGGTGTGCGCGGACCGCTGGGCAACTGGTACCCTGTGGAAGACCTAAAGGGAAAGAACATAGTAATAATTGGTGGTGGTTTTGCCTTTACCACCCTGCGCTCCACCATTGAATACCTGTTAGACCCCGCACGCCGCGGTGACTACGGGGACCTGACAGTGATTTACGGAGCCCGCAACCCCGGTTTACTGCTTTACAAAGACGAGCTGAAGAAGTGGTCAGAACGGGATGACATAAACCTGGTAACCACCATTGACCGTCCTGTGGAAGGTTGGACCGGGCGCACCGGCTTTATCCCTGCGGTGGTGAAAGAAGAGGCCCCCAGCGCGGAGAACACCGTCTGCATCATCTGCGGACCGCCGGTGATGATTAAATTTACCCAGCCTGTGCTGGAGGAACTGGGTTTTACCCCGGAACAAATAATTATGAGTTTAGAGATGCGCATGAAGTGCGGTTTAGGAATGTGCGGACGCTGTAATATTGGCAGCAAGTACGTCTGCAAAGACGGCCCGGTATTTACCCTGGCACAACTTAAGAAATTGCCTAACGAATATTAA
- the folP gene encoding dihydropteroate synthase, translated as MKYIRCIEIDNREQAQRELKAIGCDPWGVQHMADKAVFRVLKLKNITSTQANIIKQEMLSQGGEAAVTRGVVNHSVDHTDMLLMGTETQHRQVCMKLKQQPFKLKEIAEDIERTLAALQATKTREINCRGKKIILGQATLLMGILNLTPDSFSDGGKFNAVDKAVERAIQMVEQGADIIDIGGESTRPGYQEITVEEELSRIIPIIERLAKEIEVPLSVDTYKAEVAQAALESGVHIINDIWAGQADRNMFTVAARYKCPIILMHNQGHTSYGDLISDMVEFLGRAADSAIGAGVKAENIIIDPGIGFGKTYRQNLEVMARLKELKCLGYPILLGTSRKSMIGYALDLPVDQRLEGTAATVCLGITKGVDIVRVHDVKEMARVCKMTDAIMKSIG; from the coding sequence TTGAAATACATTCGCTGTATTGAGATAGATAACAGGGAACAGGCCCAAAGGGAACTAAAGGCCATCGGCTGTGACCCATGGGGCGTTCAGCATATGGCTGACAAGGCTGTTTTTCGGGTCTTAAAGCTTAAAAACATTACCTCCACCCAGGCCAACATCATTAAACAGGAAATGCTTTCCCAGGGGGGAGAGGCGGCGGTGACCCGGGGAGTGGTTAATCACTCCGTTGACCATACCGATATGCTCTTGATGGGCACAGAAACACAGCACCGCCAGGTATGTATGAAACTAAAACAGCAGCCCTTTAAATTGAAGGAAATAGCAGAGGATATTGAGAGAACATTAGCTGCCCTGCAGGCCACAAAAACCCGAGAAATAAACTGCCGGGGCAAAAAAATAATATTGGGCCAGGCTACGCTGCTAATGGGAATCTTAAATTTAACCCCGGATTCTTTTTCGGACGGGGGCAAGTTTAACGCCGTGGACAAGGCGGTGGAGCGAGCCATACAAATGGTTGAACAAGGGGCAGATATCATTGACATAGGCGGTGAATCAACCAGGCCGGGCTATCAAGAAATCACTGTGGAAGAAGAATTGTCGCGGATTATTCCCATTATAGAAAGATTAGCAAAGGAAATAGAGGTACCCCTGTCGGTGGACACCTATAAGGCTGAGGTGGCCCAGGCGGCCTTAGAATCAGGTGTTCACATTATTAATGATATCTGGGCGGGCCAGGCCGACCGCAATATGTTCACCGTGGCTGCCCGGTATAAATGCCCAATCATCTTGATGCACAACCAAGGGCATACCTCCTATGGGGATCTAATTTCCGACATGGTGGAATTTCTGGGCAGGGCTGCGGACAGTGCCATAGGGGCCGGTGTAAAGGCAGAAAATATTATCATTGACCCGGGCATAGGATTTGGCAAGACCTACCGACAAAACCTGGAGGTAATGGCCAGGCTCAAGGAATTAAAATGCCTGGGCTACCCAATTCTACTGGGCACCAGCCGCAAGTCCATGATTGGCTACGCCCTTGACTTACCGGTTGATCAGCGGCTGGAGGGCACCGCCGCCACCGTCTGTTTAGGTATCACAAAGGGTGTTGATATTGTGCGGGTGCACGATGTAAAGGAAATGGCCCGGGTGTGTAAAATGACCGATGCCATTATGAAAAGTATAGGTTAG
- the folB gene encoding dihydroneopterin aldolase, with amino-acid sequence MVKAADKIIMKGMQFYGYHGALEEEGRLGQRFELDLELYLDLQPAGSTDDLKKTVSYADVYKTVSRLFTEKKYQLLEALAENIAVQIIRHFNLDGVKVRIKKPQAPIDGVFEYMGVEIVRTSKGLRGK; translated from the coding sequence ATGGTAAAGGCAGCCGATAAGATTATCATGAAAGGGATGCAGTTTTATGGCTATCACGGGGCCTTGGAGGAGGAAGGCCGCCTGGGGCAAAGGTTTGAATTGGATTTAGAGTTGTACTTAGACTTACAGCCGGCCGGCAGCACAGACGACCTAAAGAAAACGGTGAGCTATGCCGATGTTTATAAAACGGTGAGCCGGCTCTTTACTGAAAAAAAGTATCAACTGCTAGAAGCCCTGGCGGAAAACATTGCTGTGCAGATAATAAGGCACTTTAACCTTGATGGGGTCAAGGTGAGAATAAAAAAACCCCAGGCACCGATTGATGGCGTGTTTGAATATATGGGCGTTGAAATAGTGCGCACCTCGAAAGGATTAAGGGGAAAATAA
- the folK gene encoding 2-amino-4-hydroxy-6-hydroxymethyldihydropteridine diphosphokinase has protein sequence MKKAYVGIGSNMGDKKAYIDKSMALLNKKPGIGLLRAASVYRTAPVGKTDQDWFLNTVVELEVSLRPEELLAELQQIEEVLGRVRRSRWGPRTIDLDLLLYENLAIKTPKLVLPHPRMHQRAFVMVPLAELIPDRIIHKGFTAGELAEKLMLEQEIERLSDN, from the coding sequence GTGAAAAAAGCTTATGTGGGCATAGGCAGCAACATGGGGGATAAAAAAGCCTATATAGACAAGTCAATGGCCCTGTTGAACAAAAAGCCGGGCATAGGGCTGCTGAGGGCTGCATCTGTCTACCGCACCGCCCCGGTGGGCAAGACCGATCAAGATTGGTTTTTAAATACAGTGGTTGAATTGGAGGTGAGCCTACGGCCTGAAGAATTGCTGGCGGAGCTGCAGCAGATAGAAGAAGTCTTGGGCCGGGTGAGAAGGAGCCGCTGGGGCCCGCGGACCATAGATTTGGACTTGCTCCTTTATGAGAACCTTGCAATAAAGACACCCAAGCTGGTGCTGCCTCATCCCAGAATGCACCAACGGGCCTTTGTAATGGTACCGCTGGCGGAATTAATACCGGACCGGATTATACATAAGGGCTTTACAGCAGGGGAACTGGCTGAAAAACTGATGTTAGAGCAGGAAATAGAAAGGCTTTCAGATAATTGA
- a CDS encoding PH domain-containing protein: MAEFQLLIPGNVKFANALIVASVLLSGVVVWRRMKRRTQLKGRLISLALILAVAGLFVYFFIFAPMQNKVLVGYGTLEVHALPYAKEVVHREDLVAVYEVELDQREELKPVKRVRGMGIGNFRVGRYQLQNGATATFMAADNKMICLELEDKYLLLAPGNYDDFKKRVSEFAGLESQGDQ, from the coding sequence ATGGCGGAGTTTCAACTGCTTATACCCGGCAACGTTAAATTTGCAAATGCCTTAATTGTGGCCAGTGTATTGCTGTCGGGGGTAGTGGTTTGGCGCAGAATGAAAAGGCGCACCCAATTAAAGGGTAGACTTATTTCCCTGGCACTGATACTGGCTGTGGCCGGCCTCTTTGTTTATTTTTTTATTTTTGCACCAATGCAAAACAAGGTACTAGTCGGTTACGGCACCTTAGAGGTTCATGCCCTGCCTTACGCGAAGGAAGTGGTTCATCGGGAGGATCTTGTGGCTGTTTATGAGGTGGAACTGGACCAAAGGGAAGAACTTAAACCCGTAAAAAGAGTAAGAGGAATGGGTATCGGTAATTTCCGGGTGGGAAGATATCAATTACAAAACGGGGCCACGGCAACTTTTATGGCCGCCGATAATAAAATGATCTGCCTGGAGCTGGAGGACAAGTACCTATTGTTGGCGCCCGGTAATTACGATGATTTTAAAAAGCGGGTAAGTGAATTTGCCGGCCTTGAATCCCAAGGGGACCAATAG
- a CDS encoding Rossmann-like and DUF2520 domain-containing protein has product MAKPSIAVVGAGKVGSALAVTLQRLGYPLIGVASRNIKTAQALGERLSVKYTDFPAEVTGDAEVVFITTPDRHISATAQLIANEGGFTKGQVVAHTSGSLAASAVGIARSCGAAAAALHPLQAFADVEMAIANLAGSYFAMEGDPEGLAVLQGVVEDLKGKGFIIKEADKPLYHAAAVVASNYLVALIHMATEMLSKMGLDGRQAVEALQPLILGTINNVKSKGTVEALTGPVERGDVVTVEKHLAALEQMEIDVQEAYKRLGIITAHMAENKGTIDKDLARIIKRLLGGDRNND; this is encoded by the coding sequence ATGGCTAAACCTTCAATAGCGGTGGTGGGGGCGGGAAAGGTTGGCTCTGCCTTGGCAGTGACCTTGCAGCGCTTGGGTTATCCCCTAATTGGGGTAGCCAGCCGCAATATTAAAACTGCCCAGGCCCTGGGAGAGCGGTTGTCGGTAAAATACACCGACTTCCCTGCCGAGGTTACCGGGGATGCTGAAGTAGTTTTCATTACCACCCCTGACCGCCATATATCTGCCACAGCCCAATTGATTGCAAATGAGGGCGGTTTTACCAAGGGCCAGGTGGTGGCCCATACCAGCGGTTCCCTGGCCGCATCTGCGGTGGGCATTGCCCGAAGTTGCGGCGCTGCGGCTGCTGCCCTTCACCCCCTGCAAGCCTTTGCGGATGTGGAAATGGCAATAGCTAATCTGGCGGGAAGTTACTTTGCCATGGAAGGGGATCCCGAGGGGTTGGCGGTTTTACAAGGGGTGGTTGAGGATTTAAAGGGTAAAGGCTTTATCATTAAAGAAGCTGACAAGCCCTTATACCATGCAGCCGCCGTGGTGGCTTCTAATTATCTGGTGGCCCTTATTCATATGGCCACGGAGATGTTAAGCAAGATGGGTTTAGACGGCCGGCAAGCGGTGGAGGCTTTACAGCCGCTGATCCTGGGCACCATAAACAACGTGAAAAGCAAGGGCACCGTCGAGGCTCTGACGGGCCCGGTGGAGCGGGGGGATGTGGTGACCGTAGAAAAACACCTTGCTGCCTTAGAACAAATGGAAATAGATGTGCAAGAGGCCTATAAAAGGCTGGGTATTATCACTGCCCATATGGCTGAAAATAAGGGTACCATTGACAAAGACCTTGCCCGCATAATAAAAAGACTACTGGGAGGAGACCGAAACAATGACTAA
- the panB gene encoding 3-methyl-2-oxobutanoate hydroxymethyltransferase, with the protein MTKPLTTFDLLKMKKENKPITMLTAYDYPTAQMVDSAGIDMILVGDSLGNVVLGYDTTVPVTIDDMVHHTKAVTRGAKRALVVADLPFLTYHLSREETLRSAGRLMQEGGAKAVKLEGGQELAETVEALVTAGIPVVGHMGLTPQSVHQMGGYRVQGKTAAAAHKLLEDAKALEKAGIFALVLECIPAELAKRITEALDIPTIGIGAGPHCSGQVLVIHDLLGINSQFKPKFVKRYANLHEDIVKALESYRDEVEKGLFPGPEHTFSMPDEELKKIY; encoded by the coding sequence ATGACTAAACCTTTAACTACCTTTGACCTGTTAAAAATGAAGAAAGAAAATAAGCCCATTACCATGCTCACGGCCTACGACTACCCCACTGCCCAAATGGTTGACAGTGCAGGCATTGATATGATACTGGTGGGAGACTCCTTGGGAAATGTTGTGCTGGGATACGACACAACGGTGCCGGTGACAATTGACGATATGGTCCACCACACTAAGGCGGTTACCAGGGGTGCAAAGAGGGCACTGGTGGTGGCCGACCTTCCCTTTTTAACCTATCACCTATCCCGGGAAGAAACACTGCGCAGCGCCGGCAGGTTGATGCAGGAGGGGGGAGCCAAGGCAGTTAAGCTTGAGGGCGGTCAGGAACTGGCTGAGACAGTTGAAGCCCTGGTTACTGCCGGAATACCGGTGGTGGGACATATGGGCCTAACTCCCCAATCGGTACACCAAATGGGTGGGTACCGGGTGCAGGGCAAAACAGCCGCTGCCGCCCATAAACTGCTGGAGGATGCCAAGGCCCTGGAAAAGGCAGGTATTTTTGCATTGGTACTGGAGTGCATACCTGCGGAGTTGGCCAAGAGGATTACCGAGGCCTTAGATATTCCCACCATTGGTATTGGGGCCGGTCCCCACTGCAGTGGTCAGGTGCTGGTGATCCATGACCTTTTGGGAATAAACAGCCAATTTAAGCCCAAATTTGTAAAAAGGTATGCCAATTTGCACGAGGATATTGTTAAGGCCCTGGAAAGCTACCGGGACGAGGTGGAAAAGGGGCTGTTTCCGGGACCGGAGCATACCTTTTCCATGCCTGATGAGGAATTGAAAAAAATCTATTAA